From the genome of Marinicella rhabdoformis:
ACATCTTTTAAGTCTTTGTCTTTGCCCTTGAGCGCCCCTTGAATGGCCGCGCCATGTGCAATAGTCAAGTCTGGGTCTATGTCCGTTCGTGGCATTTTTTTGAATATGCGTGTGACCAAGGTTCTTAAAAATGACAAACGGCTGGAACCACCTACCAATATCACTTCATCAATTTCAGCAGGAGGAAGCTGTGCGTCTTTCAAGCAAAGCTCTATCGCTTTGATGATTTTTTTGACCAATGGCTGACAAGCCCTTTCAAATATTTCTGCTGTGATGCTGATGTCACTTTTTACTTTTTTGATGAAAGGTTCAATGACAGATTGTTTGTTGATTTCTTTTTTGAACAATTCCATGCGAGCATAAACAGCTTGTCTGTCTTCAGCATTGAGTTTATTTAATTTAATTTTGGATTTTTCACAATAAATATCGACCAAAATTTGTAGAAAATCCTCTCCTCCCAAATGGTTATCACCACCTGAGGCTTTGACTTCCAGTATGTCATCAAAATATTCCATGATTGACACGTCAAATGTGCCCCCACCCAAATCAATAATCATGAAATCTGTGTACTCAGGTTTATTTTGTAATCCGTATGCAATGGCAGCAGCAGTCGGTTCATTGATTAGCTTCTCTACTTTAAGGTCTATCATTTCAGCCGCCTGTATCGTGGCTTTTCTTTGTATGCCATTAAAATAAGCAGGCACCGAAATCACCGCTTCAGAGACTTTCTCTCCTGTGTGTGCTTCTGCATCAGCAACCAGTTTTTGTAATACCAATGAGGACAGCTCTACTGGAGAATATTTTTTACCATGTATCTTATAAACTTTCTCTGTTCCCATGTATCGCTTAAAGTGAGCCACTGTTTCTTCTGGATATAAAGCCGCTCGGGTTCTGGCTGATTTTCCTACATGTATGGTGCCATCTTTTTCAAAACTGACACAAGATGGGGTCAGTTTTTCATTGAAGCTGTTGGGAATGATGTTTACTTCTTGTTCTGAGTAGGCGGCGCAAACTGAGTTTGTTGTCCCTAAATCGATACCTAATATCATTTTTTATTTATTGTGTTTATAAAAGCAACCCGTTATATCAAAAAAAATATATATTTTCAGTAAGAGATTATTATACCTGAGCGCAAGATTGTGCTTGAAAATTGAAACACATCCTAACATTCGTTTCAATAACGAAAACTCATGTGCTTTTTTGATGTAAGTTACTGAAGGCTGACTAATCAGCCACAAACAATACCAAATAATCAGCAAAATATACCGAAAATAGCATTTCTAAGACAAAAGCGATTGCATGAGAAAATATTTTCTACAAATACTAAAGCCACTTTGAACAATTTATATTATGTTTCATAAAAAACCCCACAATTCTGTAGGGTCTTTTGTTTCTTGTCTAAAACCAAAAAACTTTGTTTATTTTTTATTGTGTTCAACAACAACGTCTGTATAGATGCCGC
Proteins encoded in this window:
- a CDS encoding Hsp70 family protein; translated protein: MILGIDLGTTNSVCAAYSEQEVNIIPNSFNEKLTPSCVSFEKDGTIHVGKSARTRAALYPEETVAHFKRYMGTEKVYKIHGKKYSPVELSSLVLQKLVADAEAHTGEKVSEAVISVPAYFNGIQRKATIQAAEMIDLKVEKLINEPTAAAIAYGLQNKPEYTDFMIIDLGGGTFDVSIMEYFDDILEVKASGGDNHLGGEDFLQILVDIYCEKSKIKLNKLNAEDRQAVYARMELFKKEINKQSVIEPFIKKVKSDISITAEIFERACQPLVKKIIKAIELCLKDAQLPPAEIDEVILVGGSSRLSFLRTLVTRIFKKMPRTDIDPDLTIAHGAAIQGALKGKDKDLKDVVLTDVCPYTLGTGVIGNSVYDDSLLYSPIIERNTVVPASRVQSYVTAQDNQTKLKMEIYQGESRLVKNNIKLGEFELAVPKAKAGEESVDLRISYDINGILEVDAVVGSTGETANLLINNSPQELSPEQVAASKKKLSLLKVHPRDNEAVKEVMWRAESIYENSLDQERAELSELIARFQSVIDSQDPKRIVQAVQDMSEALESFDANRWL